A single genomic interval of Demequina sp. NBRC 110054 harbors:
- a CDS encoding extracellular solute-binding protein → MKKTTLSAAAFVAAGAIALTGCSSSEGSDASESASSEATEAAPVAEDITLWLAGTDTPDTLIDYLKTTYTEENGGELTVEQIGWGDLISSLTTALPDSENTPDVFEVGNTQAATFTTVGAFADLTDSYDALGGDSLLPGFVEAGSIGDSVYALPYYFGSRAVFYRKDIYEAAGVEVPTTLAEYTEVNATMLDEGLGGAYLAGRDWRSGISWIFANGGEIATYDGSSWTASLSSAESVAGMEQWQELFETANVAQSTDDDTTTYSAINDEFLSGTPASSTMAPSWATWTLGDYDEETEGYVWNPETFGVYALPGVDGGTAPVFAGGSNIGISAASTHQDGAMDLMEIIFSDDYQTMLAENGMGPANLDFADIYAENSYFEGVNAIALEAASNAKLTPAAAGWASIEEAGIMEDYFQAVAEGGDVATLAAEADAKINELING, encoded by the coding sequence ATGAAGAAGACCACGCTCTCCGCGGCCGCGTTCGTGGCCGCCGGAGCCATCGCCCTCACGGGCTGCTCGTCGTCCGAGGGATCCGACGCGTCGGAGTCGGCGTCGTCCGAGGCGACCGAGGCTGCGCCTGTCGCGGAGGACATCACGCTGTGGCTGGCCGGCACCGACACCCCTGACACGCTCATCGACTACCTCAAGACCACCTACACCGAGGAGAACGGCGGCGAGCTGACCGTCGAGCAGATCGGCTGGGGCGACCTGATCTCGTCGCTGACCACGGCGCTGCCGGACTCGGAGAACACGCCCGACGTGTTCGAGGTCGGCAACACCCAGGCCGCGACCTTCACCACGGTCGGTGCGTTCGCCGACCTGACGGACTCGTACGACGCCCTCGGCGGCGACTCGCTCCTCCCGGGCTTCGTCGAGGCCGGCTCGATCGGTGACTCGGTCTACGCCCTGCCCTACTACTTCGGCTCGCGTGCCGTGTTCTACCGCAAGGACATCTACGAGGCAGCCGGCGTCGAGGTGCCGACCACCCTCGCGGAGTACACCGAGGTGAACGCGACGATGCTCGACGAGGGCCTCGGCGGCGCTTACCTGGCGGGCCGCGACTGGCGCTCCGGCATCTCGTGGATCTTCGCCAACGGCGGCGAGATCGCCACCTACGACGGCTCCTCCTGGACCGCGTCGCTGTCCTCGGCCGAGTCGGTCGCGGGCATGGAGCAGTGGCAGGAGCTCTTCGAGACCGCGAACGTCGCGCAGTCCACGGACGACGACACGACCACCTACTCGGCGATCAACGACGAGTTCCTCTCCGGCACCCCCGCCTCGTCCACCATGGCGCCCTCTTGGGCGACCTGGACGCTCGGTGACTACGACGAGGAGACCGAGGGCTACGTCTGGAACCCCGAGACCTTCGGCGTCTACGCCCTGCCGGGCGTCGACGGCGGCACCGCTCCAGTGTTCGCGGGCGGCTCGAACATCGGCATCTCGGCCGCGTCGACGCACCAGGACGGCGCGATGGACCTGATGGAGATCATCTTCTCCGACGACTACCAGACGATGCTGGCGGAGAACGGCATGGGCCCGGCGAACCTCGACTTCGCCGACATCTACGCCGAGAACAGCTACTTCGAGGGCGTCAACGCGATCGCGCTCGAGGCCGCGTCCAACGCGAAGCTCACCCCCGCCGCCGCAGGCTGGGCGAGCATCGAGGAGGCCGGGATCATGGAGGACTACTTCCAGGCGGTCGCCGAGGGTGGCGACGTCGCGACCCTGGCCGCTGAGGCGGACGCCAAGATCAACGAGCTCATCAACGGCTAG
- a CDS encoding ROK family protein codes for MSLHLGIDIGGTKSDAVLVDQDGRVLHRHVLPSGQGDDEVVAQALAAISLVCADAGIAVTEADSVGVGIPGSVLDGVVSHAQNLGITRLDLAGALADAWGVRPVVDNDVNAGAVGAWVAADGGLRSVAYLNLGTGLAAGLVLDGKVWRGARGAAGEIGHVSIDPHGPLGPDSLPGGLETYASGSGIALQAGGAPAAQVLSAADSDERAAAIREGLFYGVASAVRLLVLTLDVEEVLLGGGLTRMGEPLLEGARRVIRGWERQSSFLASVDLTARVRVLDPDIPVAAVGAAMRGAGRG; via the coding sequence ATGAGCCTCCACCTCGGCATCGACATCGGCGGCACCAAGTCCGACGCAGTGCTCGTCGACCAGGACGGCCGCGTGCTGCATCGTCACGTGCTGCCGTCGGGGCAGGGTGACGACGAGGTCGTCGCCCAGGCGCTCGCCGCGATCAGCCTGGTGTGCGCCGACGCTGGCATCGCCGTCACGGAGGCGGACTCCGTGGGCGTCGGCATCCCTGGGTCGGTCCTGGACGGTGTGGTGAGCCACGCGCAGAACCTGGGGATCACGCGCCTGGATCTCGCGGGCGCGCTCGCGGACGCCTGGGGCGTGCGGCCCGTGGTCGACAACGACGTGAACGCCGGAGCGGTGGGCGCGTGGGTTGCGGCCGACGGCGGCCTGCGGTCAGTCGCGTATCTCAACCTCGGCACGGGTCTCGCGGCGGGCCTGGTGCTGGACGGCAAAGTGTGGCGCGGCGCCCGCGGGGCTGCCGGCGAGATCGGCCACGTGTCGATCGACCCCCATGGACCTCTCGGGCCCGACTCTCTCCCTGGCGGGCTCGAGACCTACGCCTCGGGCAGCGGCATCGCGCTTCAGGCCGGCGGCGCTCCCGCCGCGCAGGTGCTCTCCGCGGCCGACTCCGACGAGCGCGCCGCCGCGATCCGCGAGGGCCTGTTCTACGGAGTCGCCTCGGCGGTGCGCCTGCTCGTCCTGACCCTGGACGTGGAGGAGGTGCTGCTGGGCGGCGGCCTCACCCGCATGGGCGAGCCCCTGCTCGAGGGCGCCAGGCGCGTCATCCGTGGGTGGGAGCGCCAGAGCTCGTTCCTCGCCTCGGTGGACCTGACCGCACGCGTGCGCGTGCTCGACCCCGACATCCCGGTCGCCGCCGTCGGCGCGGCCATGAGAGGAGCTGGACGTGGCTGA
- the nagZ gene encoding beta-N-acetylhexosaminidase has product MNALTVLLPGFEGPELPAWLAQRLRDGLGGVCLFGTNVHSPEQLRALCAAIHEANPHAIIAIDEEGGDVSRLYQSEGSPFPGNAVLGRLDDAALTERVGAQVGWELRAAGVDLTMAPDVDVNSNPLNPVIGVRSFGSDPTEVGAHGAAWIRGVQSTGVAACAKHFPGHGDTAQDSHVSLPTVTADAPTVRARELAPFVAAIEAGTDTLMSSHILVPALDPEAPATFSRPILRGLLRDELGFDGVVVSDALDMAGASGGRGVPAAAVLAVDGGCDLLCLGTRNTDQEIEEIVAAIDAALASGSLAAEDLATAADRVRAIGARLAAARSSFAVPDDLIAGEVPGLDAARAAAAVGRSEAAFDLLAGGRELAWIRLDPAANIAVGASPWGPFAVGVEPLATLGPEDDARAAIAAVPPGVLAVVVGKDNHRHAFAREAIDAFRAAGPTLAVDMGWADPDAGYADVSTAGASRLMGAALLEAVAR; this is encoded by the coding sequence GTGAACGCCCTCACCGTGCTGCTGCCGGGCTTCGAGGGGCCCGAGCTGCCGGCCTGGCTCGCACAGCGGCTCCGAGACGGCCTGGGCGGGGTGTGCCTGTTCGGCACCAACGTCCACTCGCCTGAGCAGCTGCGCGCGCTGTGCGCGGCGATCCACGAGGCGAACCCGCACGCGATCATCGCGATCGACGAGGAGGGCGGCGACGTGTCGCGCCTCTACCAGTCGGAGGGGTCGCCGTTCCCCGGCAACGCGGTCCTCGGGCGCCTGGACGATGCGGCGCTCACCGAGCGCGTCGGCGCGCAGGTCGGGTGGGAGCTCAGGGCGGCGGGGGTCGACCTCACGATGGCCCCGGACGTGGACGTGAACTCCAATCCGCTCAACCCGGTGATCGGTGTGCGCAGCTTCGGCTCGGACCCGACCGAGGTCGGCGCCCACGGCGCCGCCTGGATCCGCGGCGTCCAGTCGACGGGGGTCGCGGCGTGCGCCAAGCACTTCCCCGGCCACGGCGACACCGCGCAGGACAGTCATGTGTCGCTGCCGACCGTCACCGCGGACGCCCCCACGGTGCGCGCCCGCGAGCTGGCGCCCTTCGTCGCCGCGATCGAGGCGGGCACCGACACGCTCATGTCCTCGCACATCCTCGTGCCCGCGCTCGACCCCGAGGCTCCGGCGACGTTCAGCCGCCCGATCCTGCGCGGACTGCTGCGGGACGAGCTCGGCTTCGACGGCGTCGTCGTCTCCGACGCGCTCGACATGGCGGGCGCGAGCGGCGGCAGGGGAGTGCCGGCGGCCGCGGTGCTCGCGGTCGACGGCGGCTGCGATCTGCTCTGCCTCGGCACACGGAACACCGACCAGGAGATCGAGGAGATCGTCGCGGCGATCGATGCGGCGCTCGCTTCCGGCTCCCTGGCCGCCGAGGACCTCGCGACGGCCGCGGACCGGGTACGTGCGATCGGCGCGCGCCTCGCAGCCGCGCGCTCCTCGTTCGCCGTGCCCGACGACCTGATCGCAGGCGAGGTGCCGGGGCTCGACGCCGCGCGCGCTGCCGCCGCGGTCGGTCGTTCGGAGGCGGCGTTCGACCTGCTCGCGGGTGGCCGCGAGCTCGCGTGGATCCGGCTCGACCCCGCCGCGAACATCGCGGTCGGCGCGAGCCCGTGGGGGCCCTTCGCCGTCGGCGTCGAGCCGCTTGCGACGCTCGGACCCGAGGACGATGCGCGGGCCGCGATCGCCGCGGTCCCCCCGGGGGTGCTCGCGGTGGTGGTCGGCAAGGACAACCACCGTCACGCGTTCGCGCGTGAGGCGATCGACGCGTTCCGCGCCGCTGGCCCGACCCTCGCGGTCGACATGGGTTGGGCGGACCCCGACGCGGGCTATGCGGACGTGTCGACGGCGGGGGCCTCGCGCCTCATGGGCGCCGCGCTGCTCGAGGCGGTGGCCCGATGA
- a CDS encoding glucosamine-6-phosphate deaminase, with protein sequence MAEVILVDSKEAAGELVADHIGGLVDANPETVLGVATGSTPLPVYEALGARADAGLDFSRVSAYALDEYVGLPVEHPESYRSVITKEFQDRVGADPSRVHVPDGSLDGIQTAGERYESLLAASGGVDLQLLGLGTTGHIGFNEPGSSFGSLTRVKTLTEQTRVDNARFFDSLDEVPIHCVTQGLGTILRARHLVLLAFGEGKAEALAASVEGAVSSSMPGSAIQLHPHVTVLVDEAAASQLKNLDYYRWATAHKPDWQGI encoded by the coding sequence GTGGCTGAGGTCATCCTCGTCGACAGCAAGGAGGCGGCGGGAGAGCTCGTCGCCGATCACATCGGCGGCCTCGTCGACGCGAATCCTGAGACGGTGCTGGGCGTCGCGACGGGCTCCACGCCGCTGCCCGTGTACGAGGCGCTCGGCGCGCGCGCGGACGCCGGGCTCGACTTCTCTCGCGTGAGCGCCTACGCGCTCGACGAGTACGTCGGCCTGCCCGTGGAGCACCCCGAGAGCTATCGCTCCGTCATCACGAAGGAGTTCCAGGACCGGGTGGGTGCGGATCCGTCGCGCGTCCACGTGCCCGACGGCTCGCTCGACGGGATCCAGACGGCGGGGGAGCGCTACGAGTCGCTCCTCGCGGCCTCGGGCGGCGTCGACCTTCAGTTGCTCGGGCTCGGCACCACCGGGCACATCGGCTTCAACGAGCCGGGCTCGTCCTTCGGCTCGCTCACCCGCGTGAAGACGCTCACCGAGCAGACCCGCGTCGACAACGCGCGCTTCTTCGACTCGCTCGACGAGGTGCCGATCCACTGCGTGACGCAGGGGCTCGGCACGATCCTGCGCGCCAGGCATCTGGTGCTGCTCGCCTTCGGCGAGGGCAAGGCCGAGGCGCTCGCGGCCTCGGTCGAGGGCGCCGTGTCGTCGTCCATGCCGGGATCCGCGATCCAGCTCCACCCCCATGTCACAGTGCTGGTCGACGAGGCCGCCGCCTCGCAGCTCAAGAACCTCGACTACTACCGGTGGGCCACCGCGCACAAGCCGGACTGGCAGGGGATCTGA
- a CDS encoding ROK family transcriptional regulator, whose amino-acid sequence MTTADITPTGASTRSERRTALASTVRPGSRVRPEHARRHNRALVLQALYRAEGLSRADVAREVGLTRVTISDLVADLITEDLVVELGVRADSRPGKPATLLDINRAGFAILALDLSKDALFRGVITDLDGTVLHREELDVAGLAGEAAIEAAGQVLDALVAAAQAPVLGVGVGSPGIVSADGTVLRAPNLGWEDVPLQMILADRSGLPVQVANDANTAALAERTFGGAGEDMMLVRVGRGVGAGIVLGGMLIRGAASGSGEIGHVVVGTDGGERCACGKDGCLETWLAIPRLTERLDAAADDAARAAILVEAGERLGISLAPVVGALDLGEVVLSGPLDVLDGPLLDSTVHTLRNRTMASVHGHLSVRMTALGRDIVVLGAAVMVLTGQLGVS is encoded by the coding sequence ATGACCACGGCGGACATCACCCCCACGGGGGCCTCGACGCGCAGCGAGCGTCGCACTGCTCTCGCGTCCACCGTGCGCCCCGGATCGCGGGTCCGCCCCGAGCATGCGCGTCGTCACAACCGCGCGCTCGTCCTTCAGGCGCTCTACCGCGCCGAGGGCCTCAGCCGCGCGGACGTCGCCCGAGAGGTGGGCCTCACCAGGGTCACCATCTCCGACCTCGTCGCCGACCTGATCACCGAGGACCTGGTGGTCGAGCTGGGCGTCCGCGCCGACTCGCGCCCCGGCAAGCCCGCCACGCTGCTCGACATCAACCGCGCCGGGTTCGCGATCCTCGCGCTCGACCTGTCGAAGGACGCGCTCTTCCGCGGCGTGATCACGGACCTTGACGGCACGGTCCTGCACCGCGAGGAGCTCGACGTCGCGGGCCTTGCGGGCGAGGCCGCCATCGAGGCGGCGGGTCAGGTGCTCGACGCCCTCGTCGCCGCGGCCCAGGCGCCCGTGCTCGGCGTCGGCGTCGGCTCGCCCGGCATCGTCTCCGCCGACGGCACCGTGCTCCGCGCGCCCAACCTCGGCTGGGAGGACGTGCCGCTGCAGATGATCCTCGCGGACCGCTCGGGTCTGCCGGTGCAGGTCGCGAACGACGCCAACACCGCCGCACTCGCCGAGCGCACCTTCGGGGGAGCGGGCGAGGACATGATGCTCGTCCGCGTCGGTCGAGGCGTCGGCGCCGGCATCGTGCTCGGCGGCATGCTCATCCGCGGCGCGGCCTCGGGCTCGGGTGAGATCGGCCACGTCGTCGTCGGCACGGACGGCGGTGAGCGCTGCGCCTGCGGCAAGGACGGCTGCCTCGAGACGTGGCTCGCGATCCCGCGCCTCACCGAACGCCTCGACGCCGCGGCGGACGACGCCGCGCGCGCCGCCATCCTGGTCGAGGCGGGGGAACGCCTCGGCATCTCACTCGCGCCCGTCGTGGGCGCGCTCGACTTGGGGGAGGTCGTGCTGAGCGGCCCCCTCGATGTGCTGGACGGACCGCTGCTCGACAGCACCGTGCACACGCTCCGCAACCGCACGATGGCCAGTGTCCACGGCCACCTGTCGGTGCGGATGACCGCCCTGGGGCGCGACATCGTCGTCCTCGGCGCGGCCGTCATGGTCCTCACGGGCCAGCTGGGGGTCTCATGA
- a CDS encoding carbohydrate ABC transporter permease, protein MTRTMLRGGGAALAVLLAAIWAFPVYWMINTSFQTPGSINRLTPTFFPTNATFGNYSAVLADNSFLAGLGMSVTITALVLVVCVAFATLASFAIARFRFRSRKTFVLAIIIVQMLPAEAMFIAQYKMLSSANLLNSVLGVSVIYLAMVVPFTTWMLRGFVAGVPVDLEEAAMIDGCTRMGAFRRVTFPLLAPGLVASGVFAFVQVWNEFALASIILTENEKATLPLWLRDFAQTSNLGVTEWGQVMAGSVLVAIPVIVFFMVVQGRMAQGLVGGAVKG, encoded by the coding sequence ATGACCCGCACCATGCTTCGCGGCGGCGGCGCCGCTCTCGCGGTCCTGCTCGCGGCCATCTGGGCCTTCCCGGTCTACTGGATGATCAACACGTCCTTCCAGACCCCTGGCTCCATCAACCGGCTCACCCCGACGTTCTTCCCCACGAACGCGACGTTCGGCAACTACTCCGCGGTGCTCGCCGACAACAGCTTCCTCGCGGGACTCGGGATGTCGGTGACGATCACGGCGCTCGTGCTCGTCGTGTGCGTCGCGTTCGCCACGCTCGCGTCGTTCGCGATCGCGCGCTTCCGCTTCCGCAGCCGCAAGACGTTCGTGCTGGCGATCATCATCGTCCAGATGCTTCCGGCCGAGGCGATGTTCATCGCGCAGTACAAGATGCTGTCCTCCGCGAACCTGCTGAACTCGGTGCTCGGCGTGTCCGTCATCTACCTCGCGATGGTCGTGCCCTTCACCACCTGGATGCTGCGCGGCTTCGTCGCCGGCGTGCCGGTGGACCTCGAGGAGGCGGCGATGATCGACGGCTGCACGAGGATGGGCGCGTTCCGCCGCGTCACGTTCCCGCTGCTCGCGCCGGGCCTCGTCGCGTCCGGGGTGTTCGCGTTCGTGCAGGTGTGGAACGAGTTCGCGCTCGCGTCGATCATCCTGACCGAGAACGAGAAGGCGACGCTGCCGCTGTGGCTGCGCGACTTCGCGCAGACGTCGAACCTGGGCGTCACCGAGTGGGGTCAGGTGATGGCCGGCTCGGTGCTGGTCGCGATCCCGGTGATCGTGTTCTTCATGGTGGTCCAGGGTCGCATGGCGCAGGGCCTCGTCGGCGGGGCGGTGAAGGGGTGA
- a CDS encoding NADP-dependent isocitrate dehydrogenase, whose protein sequence is MAKIKVEGKVVELDGDEMTRIIWQFIKDRLIHPYLDVDLEYYDLGIESRDATDDQITIDAANAIKQHGVGVKCATITPDEARVEEFGLKRMYVSPNGTIRNILGGVVFREPIIISNIPRLVPGWTKPIIIGRHAHGDQYKATNFKVPGAGTVTISFTPEDGSDPIEHQVVKMPEGGGVAMGMYNFNKSIEDFARASFSYGLQRNYPVYMSTKNTILKAYDGAFKDIFADVFEKEFKADFEAAGLTYEHRLIDDMVAAAMKWEGGYVWACKNYDGDVQSDTVAQGFGSLGLMTSVLMTPDGQTVEAEAAHGTVTRHFRQHQQGKPTSTNPIASIFAWTGGLKHRGKLDGTPEVTGFAETLEDVIIKSVEGGSMTKDLALLVGPDQEWQTTEEFLATLDENLAARLA, encoded by the coding sequence ATGGCGAAGATCAAGGTCGAAGGCAAGGTCGTCGAGCTCGACGGCGACGAGATGACGCGGATCATCTGGCAGTTCATCAAGGACCGCCTGATCCACCCGTATCTGGACGTCGATCTCGAGTACTACGACCTCGGCATCGAGTCGCGCGACGCGACCGACGACCAGATCACGATCGACGCCGCGAACGCGATCAAGCAGCACGGCGTCGGCGTCAAGTGCGCGACGATCACGCCCGACGAGGCGCGCGTCGAGGAGTTCGGTCTCAAGCGCATGTATGTGTCGCCGAACGGCACGATCCGCAACATCCTGGGCGGCGTCGTCTTCCGCGAGCCGATCATCATCTCCAACATCCCGCGACTCGTGCCGGGCTGGACGAAGCCGATCATCATCGGCCGTCACGCGCACGGCGACCAGTACAAGGCGACCAATTTCAAGGTCCCCGGCGCGGGCACCGTGACCATCTCGTTCACGCCCGAGGACGGCTCGGATCCGATCGAGCACCAGGTCGTGAAGATGCCCGAGGGCGGCGGCGTCGCGATGGGCATGTACAACTTCAACAAGTCCATCGAGGACTTCGCGCGCGCCTCGTTCAGCTACGGCCTGCAGCGCAACTACCCGGTCTACATGTCCACCAAGAACACGATCCTCAAGGCCTACGACGGCGCGTTCAAGGACATCTTCGCCGACGTGTTCGAGAAGGAGTTCAAGGCGGACTTCGAGGCCGCGGGCCTCACGTACGAGCACCGCCTGATCGACGACATGGTCGCCGCCGCGATGAAGTGGGAGGGCGGCTACGTCTGGGCCTGCAAGAACTACGACGGCGACGTCCAGTCCGACACCGTCGCGCAGGGCTTCGGCTCGCTCGGCCTCATGACGTCGGTCCTCATGACGCCCGACGGCCAGACCGTCGAGGCGGAGGCCGCCCACGGCACCGTGACCCGCCACTTCCGTCAGCACCAGCAGGGCAAGCCGACGTCGACCAACCCGATCGCGTCGATCTTCGCGTGGACGGGCGGCCTCAAGCACCGCGGCAAGCTCGACGGCACCCCGGAGGTCACGGGCTTCGCGGAGACCCTCGAGGACGTCATCATCAAGTCCGTCGAGGGCGGCAGCATGACCAAGGACCTCGCGCTGCTGGTCGGTCCCGACCAGGAGTGGCAGACCACCGAGGAGTTCCTCGCGACGCTCGACGAGAACCTGGCGGCGCGCCTGGCGTAG
- a CDS encoding malate dehydrogenase has translation MNAVPVNVTVTGAAGQIGYALLFRIASGQMLGPDVPVRLRMLEIPQGVKAAEGTAMELEDCAFPLLAGIDIFDDPKEAFDGVNVGLLVGARPRGAGMERGDLLAANGGIFGPQGEAINAGAADDVRILVVGNPANTNALIASAHAPDVPAERFNAMMRLDHNRALAQLAMRTSTPVSEIERMTIWGNHSAKQHPDITHATIGGRPAPEVVADDAWVKDDFVPTVAKRGAAIIEARGASSAASAANAAIAHLHDWVNGTPEGDWTSVAIPSDGSYGVPEGLVSSFPAVSKGGAWEIVEGLELDDYTRAGIDVSVAELVEERDTVRELGLLPTAKV, from the coding sequence GTGAATGCTGTTCCTGTCAATGTCACCGTCACCGGCGCCGCCGGTCAGATCGGCTACGCCCTCCTGTTCCGCATCGCGTCAGGGCAGATGCTCGGACCCGATGTGCCGGTCAGGCTGCGCATGCTCGAGATCCCGCAGGGGGTGAAGGCGGCCGAGGGCACAGCGATGGAGCTCGAGGACTGCGCCTTCCCTCTCCTCGCGGGGATCGACATCTTCGACGACCCGAAGGAGGCGTTCGACGGCGTCAACGTCGGGCTCCTCGTCGGTGCACGCCCGCGTGGTGCCGGCATGGAGCGCGGCGACCTGCTCGCGGCGAACGGTGGGATCTTCGGACCGCAGGGCGAGGCGATCAACGCCGGTGCGGCTGACGACGTGCGGATCCTCGTCGTGGGCAACCCCGCGAACACGAACGCGCTGATCGCGTCGGCGCACGCGCCCGACGTGCCGGCCGAGCGCTTCAACGCGATGATGCGCCTCGATCACAACCGGGCGCTCGCGCAGCTCGCGATGCGCACGTCGACGCCGGTGAGCGAGATCGAGCGGATGACCATCTGGGGCAACCACTCCGCCAAGCAGCACCCGGACATCACGCACGCCACGATCGGCGGGCGCCCGGCGCCCGAGGTCGTCGCGGACGATGCGTGGGTCAAGGACGACTTCGTGCCTACCGTCGCCAAGCGCGGCGCGGCGATCATCGAGGCGCGCGGCGCCTCGTCCGCGGCGTCCGCAGCGAACGCGGCCATCGCGCACCTCCACGACTGGGTCAATGGAACCCCCGAGGGTGACTGGACCTCCGTGGCCATACCGTCGGACGGCTCCTACGGCGTGCCCGAGGGCCTCGTCTCGTCGTTCCCCGCGGTGTCGAAGGGCGGCGCGTGGGAGATCGTCGAGGGCCTTGAGCTCGACGACTACACGCGCGCAGGCATCGACGTCTCGGTCGCCGAGCTCGTCGAGGAGCGGGACACCGTGCGCGAGCTGGGGCTGCTGCCGACCGCGAAGGTCTGA
- a CDS encoding aquaporin: protein MSEPEMDKPQTSPVFDDAGGDAARMSPPAEAPPVDDAPGNVAAARDPQGPSLVSRMAAEAVGTFILVFMGVGAALFSGVLGWDTIAVPFGFALGVMIAALIFGGVSGAHLNPAVTFGVWLSGRLPGRDVAPYMVSQVIGAAASAGLFALLISTNSLYDTLGTTREVIGSASNGYGEHSPTEFGVLAGGIIEIVIAALLVAVVLSVTSVRNETGPIVAPFAIGLTVGFLVLIAIPFTNGALNPARATGTAIWSESWAIQQVWLFWVAPLIGAAISGVLFRAFGPKEDLLAYADMVDELDGAAMEGSAVAFTRVEVIETTELRD from the coding sequence ATGAGCGAGCCTGAGATGGACAAGCCGCAGACCAGCCCGGTGTTCGACGACGCCGGCGGCGACGCTGCGAGGATGAGCCCGCCTGCCGAGGCCCCTCCCGTGGACGATGCTCCCGGCAACGTGGCCGCCGCCCGGGACCCTCAGGGACCCTCACTCGTGTCACGCATGGCCGCCGAGGCGGTCGGCACCTTCATCCTCGTCTTCATGGGCGTCGGCGCGGCCCTGTTCTCCGGCGTGCTCGGCTGGGACACGATCGCGGTGCCGTTCGGATTCGCGCTCGGCGTGATGATCGCCGCGCTGATCTTCGGAGGGGTGTCGGGCGCGCATCTCAACCCCGCCGTGACGTTCGGGGTGTGGCTCTCCGGCCGCCTCCCGGGCCGCGACGTCGCGCCGTACATGGTCTCGCAGGTGATCGGCGCGGCCGCGTCGGCGGGGCTCTTCGCGCTGCTCATCTCGACCAACTCGCTCTACGACACGCTGGGCACGACGCGCGAGGTCATCGGCTCGGCGTCCAACGGCTACGGCGAGCACTCCCCCACCGAGTTCGGCGTCCTGGCCGGCGGCATCATCGAGATCGTGATCGCCGCGCTGCTCGTCGCGGTGGTCCTGTCGGTGACGTCCGTGAGGAACGAGACGGGCCCCATCGTGGCGCCCTTCGCGATCGGTCTGACGGTCGGCTTCCTCGTTCTTATCGCGATCCCTTTCACGAACGGCGCGCTCAACCCGGCACGCGCGACCGGCACCGCCATCTGGTCGGAGTCGTGGGCCATCCAGCAGGTCTGGCTGTTCTGGGTGGCGCCGCTCATCGGCGCCGCGATCTCCGGCGTGCTGTTCCGGGCGTTCGGCCCGAAGGAGGACCTGCTCGCCTACGCGGACATGGTGGACGAGCTCGATGGTGCCGCCATGGAGGGGAGTGCCGTGGCGTTCACGCGGGTCGAGGTCATCGAGACGACCGAGCTCAGGGACTGA
- a CDS encoding carbohydrate ABC transporter permease — translation MTSPAPAPDSIGTEPAPHETSAPTRSRRRRRSSLPHWLIVPAVLTLLVGLGYPVTWQIINSFKEYGLAQQFGQPATFIGLQNYVTLLTDSVFWTIAIRSVAFMALTALITMVIGILLALLMKAIPTWSRIVLQVAMLLAWSMPIVAQMTVANWLIDDRNGVVNYVLSKIPGVDMVGHNWLVEPLSFFAVAMTIIVWASVPFVAFSVYAGLTQVSEEVLEAAQLDGANGFQTLRMIIMPIIRPVLVILLLLQLIWDLRVFAQIQLLQDFGAAGERYDLLGTYIYGLGIGQSQFGMASAAAMVVMVLTIAISWGYVRSMLKEDEES, via the coding sequence ATGACTTCCCCCGCGCCGGCCCCCGACTCGATCGGCACGGAGCCCGCGCCCCACGAGACTTCCGCACCCACCCGCTCGCGTCGCCGCCGACGCTCGAGCCTTCCCCACTGGCTCATCGTCCCCGCCGTCCTGACCCTGCTGGTCGGACTCGGCTACCCGGTGACCTGGCAGATCATCAACTCCTTCAAGGAGTACGGCCTGGCGCAGCAGTTCGGCCAGCCCGCCACCTTCATCGGCCTGCAGAACTATGTGACCCTGCTGACCGACTCGGTCTTCTGGACCATCGCGATCCGGTCCGTCGCCTTCATGGCGCTCACCGCGCTGATCACCATGGTGATCGGCATCCTGCTCGCCCTGCTGATGAAGGCGATCCCGACCTGGTCCCGCATCGTCCTGCAGGTCGCGATGCTGCTCGCGTGGTCGATGCCGATCGTCGCGCAGATGACGGTCGCCAACTGGCTGATCGACGACCGCAACGGCGTGGTCAACTACGTCCTGTCCAAGATTCCCGGCGTCGACATGGTCGGCCACAACTGGCTCGTCGAGCCGCTCAGCTTCTTCGCGGTCGCGATGACCATCATCGTGTGGGCGTCCGTGCCCTTCGTCGCGTTCTCCGTCTACGCAGGCCTCACGCAGGTGTCCGAGGAGGTCCTCGAGGCCGCGCAGCTCGATGGCGCGAACGGCTTCCAGACGCTGCGCATGATCATCATGCCGATCATCCGTCCCGTCCTCGTGATCCTGCTGCTCCTGCAGCTGATCTGGGACCTCAGGGTGTTCGCGCAGATTCAGCTGCTGCAGGACTTCGGAGCCGCCGGCGAGCGGTACGACCTGCTCGGCACGTACATCTACGGGCTCGGCATCGGCCAGAGCCAGTTCGGCATGGCGTCCGCCGCGGCCATGGTCGTGATGGTGCTGACCATCGCGATCAGCTGGGGCTACGTGCGCAGCATGCTCAAGGAGGACGAGGAGTCATGA